Part of the Citrobacter sp. Marseille-Q6884 genome, GAATTCGGATACTTATATGATTTCTGAATGTCATCTATTTAATCATAAAAAATGCCAGTCAGGTTTAGCTGACTGGCATCATTTTTACGACGCGTGAAGCGGGAAAATTAGCTCCACATAGCCAGAATCGGCCAGCCGACCAGCAGAAGCATCGCGATATAGATAACACCGAAGATCGCGCCCAGACGCCAGTAGTCTTTAGATTTCACATAGCCGCAGCCATAGATGATCACGCCAGGACCGGTTGCATACGGTGTCAGACAGCCCATGATACCGATGGACAGTACCAGCAGGATACACAGGTGTTCCATAGGCACGCCCGGAATACCTTTACCGACAGCAAGAATAACCGGCAGCATGGTTGCGGTGTGCGCGGACAGGCTGGCGAACAGGTAGTGAGCAAAGTAGAACACCAGTACCAGAACGATCACGGTCGCATTTGGAGAGAAGCCTTCCAGGTGCGTGCTCATGGTGTTGGCAAACCAGTCGATAAAGCCTGAACGGGTCAGACCATTCGCCATAACCACCAGCGTGGCGAGGTTAACCAGGGTGTTCCATGCGCTGTTATAACGCGTAATGTCTTTCCACGGTACAACGTGCAGAGCCAGCATCAGGGAAACGGCCAGCAGACCGACAGCCGTAGCATCAATCAGTTCACCCCCGAAGACCCACAGCCCTAAGCTGAGCAGGACCAGACCGATCAGGGTCAGCTCTTTACGGGTCAGTTTACCCATGGTTTTCAGTTCATCACCGGCCCAGGCGGCAACTTCTGCGCTGTGGGTCACTTCCGGTTTGTACAGAACGTAGGACAACCATGGTGCAACGATCAGCAAAATAATCCCGACCGGCAGGAAGCTCAGGAACCACTGCAGCCAGCTGATTTGGATACCCGCGATTTTGTTAACGAACTCCAGACCCAGCACGTTCGGCGCAGCGCCGGTGACGAACATTGAAGAACTCAGGCTGGTACTGATTACCATCATCCACATCAGGTATCCGCCAATACGACGGGCGGAAGGATCGTTCGGAAAGGATTTAAACAGCGGCGGCAGGTTTTTGATAACCGGGAAGACGGTTCCCCCGGTACGCGCGGTGTTAGACGGTGTGAACGGCGCCAGCAGGATGTCGATAATCACAATCGCATAGCCCAGCGTCAGGGTGCGTTTACCCATGAATTTCACCAGGAACAGCGCGATACGACGACCCAGACCGGTGACTTCATAACCCAGTGCGAAGATAAATGCACCGAACACCAGCCAGACGGTCGTACTGGAGAAGCCCGCCAGACCCCATTTCAGTGCCTGTTTACCGGCGTTAAAAGCAGGGTCAGCCAGTTCTTTGGCATCAAACAGCAGGTAGTTGCTGCCGATAACGCAAATCGTCACCGCAATAAAACTGATCGCAGTTGCCGGGATAGGCTCGAGGATCATACCGACGATCATGGCCACAAACACGGCGAAATAGTGCCAGGCCTGGGGGGGCATTCCATCAGGAACAGGGATCAGAAACATGACGCCCATTACGATCAATGGGGCCAATAACTTCCATATACTATCTTTTGATAAAGACATGAATGATTCTCCGGAAAGGATCTTTAATTGTGATAATGATGAACTTGTGAAATCTGAGCTAAGAACCAGGTGACGATCAGCAGATCGGCGCAGCCTCCAGGACTGAGGTTGCGTTCAATGCACTGTTCGTCGAACTGGCGTAGGTAATCGAGATCGGCAGGGGTGCGGATCCCCCCCTGTTGCAATAATTTGGTAGCCTGTTGCTGTAGCCACTTCAGACCTTCAGCGCCACCGCGGGAAGCCACGTTGGTGTCGCCGTTGATCGCCATCAGCAGCAGTAAAGTGTCGAGTAGAGCCAGTTCAGGGTCGCGACCCTGAGCCAGCAGGGCACGGTAATGCGGTAAGGCATGGTCGATCACTAACGGGTATCCCGCTTCGGCTTCGCCACGGGCACCGGTTAATCCAAGTTGCTGAAAAAGACGTTGGCCAGCCGTGAGTTGTTGATTGTTCTGGCGCAGTTCGCGCTCGGTCAGGCCGCGGCAAAATGTTGCCGCCGTGGAACAAATGGATTCTGCAGTGACTGCAAGACGGAGCTGATGCAGGCGGCCGATTGCGGCACATAACAGCCCCAGTGAAAAAATACTGCCTTTATGGGTATTCACCCCAGCAGTCGCGCGAAACATATCGGCTTCGCAGGCCATGCCCAGTGGGCGTAAACCTTTCAGCACATCTTCAGGCGATAACTGTGCGCTGAATGCACCGTATTCGACGAAACGCGGCAGCCAGGCATGAATGGCCTGTGCGCTTCGGTGAAAATCTTCCAGCGCCATGTCTTTATGTGCGCCGCTGTTAATGCGATCCACCAGACCGGGTTTGGGCGATAAGTTGACCTCAGTCAGCATCGCACGCCACGCCAGCGTCGCGTAGGCATCAGGCAGATCCAGAGGAAGGACTGCGGTATCAGTCGATGTTGCGGGAATCGGCATCATGCAGCAGTGCCTCCATGCGAATAAGTAAGTCGGAAAGCGCGTGGGTTTTCCCCCGCGCGCATTCGGCAGCACTTTGCTCGCACAGCAGACAGCGGCGGGCAGGGAGCGCGAAGTGACGACGGGACAGTATTTCCCCTTCTGGGGTCAGAACATCGATGTCCCATAACCGTCCCAGCGGATGCGAATGCTCAAGCCCGATAGTGGCGAGCTTAAGGTCGTGTGCCGGTGCATCAATGGACAACAGTCCTTCCGGCCCGCTGGCGGAGACCCGTGCGGATTGCTCCCTGACAGTCCAGGCTGATTTTTCCGTCAGCGCGAGCAGGGCGGTAACGCCGTGATTAAAGATCCGGCGGGTTAATTCGCTGTCTTTAATCGGGCCCGGCGCGACCACGGTAAACGAGACCAGTGGTGCGCCGTGGCGCATCAGCCAGGCATGTTGCCGAGCCTGTCTCTCATCGCGGCTGGCGAGCAGCTCGGGAATCGAAACCGCGTGGCGAGTAGCCTGTTCAGGGAGCAAGTGCATGGCTTATTCCTTCACCTGATGCACAACGTCAATCACAGAACCATCGCGATAGCGCACAACGGCAATGACGCGGTCGGTGAATTCGATAGCGCGCGGTTGACCGGTGAGTTGCTGCGCGCGGTCACGCAACCATTCGATGGACACCACTTTCATACCGGCTTCTTTCAGACGTTCAGCCAGTTCCGGGCGAGCTGGGTTAACGGCAATACCGTGATCCGTGACCAGAATGTCAACGCTGGAACCTGGAGTTACGCAGGTCAGGACGTTATCAACCAGCGTCGGGATACGACCACGAACCAGCGGCGCGACGATGATAGAAAGCGCAGCGGCGACGGCAGTATCACAGTGGCCGCCGGAAGCACCGCGCAGAACGCCGTCAGAGCCGGTCAGTACGTTGACGTTGAATTGGGTATCCACTTCCAACGCGCTCAGTACTACGACGTCAAGACGATCAACGGACGCGCCTTTTGAGCCCCAGTTGGCATACTGGTTAGCACTGATCTCAATGTGGTTTGGATTGCGGGCCAGAGATTCTGCCGCGTTGCGGTCAAAACTCTGTACGTCCAGCAGTTTGCGGATTAACCCTTTTTCATGCAGGTCAACGATGGTGGCTGTGATGCCGCCCAGCGCAAAGTCGGCGCGAATATCGCGGCTGCGCATTTTGTCTTCCAGGAAGCGGGTAACGGCCAGAGAAGCGCCGCCGGTTCCTGTCTGTAATGAGAAGCCTTCATTGAAGTAACCGGAGTTGGCAATCACTTCTGCAGCACTACGGGCTATCAACAGTTCACGCGGGTTGGTGGTCATGCGCGTCGCATCGGCACCGATTTTGTCGGCATCGCCCACTCTTTCGATCTGCACGATCAGATCGACCTGATCCTGGGTGATGCTGGCCGGGTTATGCGGGTAGGTCAGCAACTGTTCGGTCAGCAGAACAACCTGTTTGGCGTGTTCAGCGTCAACGCGGGCGTAGCCCAGCGAGCCACAGCAGGCTTTGCCGGTGTAGCCGTTGGCGTTACCAAACGGGTCGCAGGACGGTACGCCGAGGAACGCCACGTCAATGCTTAACTCACCGCTTTGTACCAGGTGTACACGACCACCGTGGGAGTGAACCTGTACCGGTTCAGCCAACAGACCGCGGGAGATCTCTTCTGCCAGCGGACCACGCAGACCGGAAGTATAAATGCGGCTGACGACGCCCTGGCGAATATGTTCAACCAGCGGAGCATGGCAATCGCTCAGTGAGCTGGATGCCAGAGTCAGATTTTTAAAGCCCATCGCGGCGATGGTATCCATCACCAGGTTGATCGTGAGATCGCCACCACGGAAAGCATGGTGGAAAGAGATGGTCATGCCATCTTTCAGACCTGAACGACGAATAGCGTCTTCCAGGTTCGCGCACAGCTTTTTGTCGCGCGGTTTTTGCGCCTGTAATTCTACTTTTGCGGTGCTCTGATAAGCGGAAAGTTCGCTTTCTGCATGACGGCTCCAGGCCGCCACGCGATCCTGTCGTTGAGACTGTTCGATTTTCTGCGTCATTTTTTTGCCTTATTCTTCGCGAATGCCGGAAAGTTCTGCACGGGAGATCACCAGAAGGGCGCGCTCGATAACCGGGCTGTCAACCATCTTGCCGTTCAGGGAAACAACGCCACGACCTTCGCGAGCGGCGGCTTCAGCGGCTTCTACCACCAGACGGGCGTGATCCAGTTCTTTGCGCGTCGGTGCATAGAGGTTGTGCAGGAGTTCAATCTGGCGAGGGTTAATGAGCGACTTGCCGTCAAAACCCAGCTGTTTGATGTGAGCGGCTTCGTGCAGGAAACCGGCTTCGTTATTGGCATCGGAATAGACGGTGTCGAACGCCTGAATCCCGGCGGAGCGTGCTGCCTGCAAAATAGAGCAGCGGGCAAACAGCAGCTCGGTACCTTCCGGTGAACGTTCGGTGCGCAGGTTGCGCACGTAGTCTTCAGCGCCGAGGGCAATACCGATCAGGCGTTCTGAAGCATGGGCAATTTCTACTGCGCGGGTAATACCCAACGGTGATTCGATAGCAGCCAGCAGACCAGTGCTGCCTGGCTCGCGACCGCAGGCTTTTTCAATACGCAGGATTTCGCTTTCGATATCGATAACGTCCTGAGCGGTATCGGTTTTTGGCAGACGGACAATATCTGCGCCGCCGCGAACCACCGCTTCGAGGTCATTAATGCCCCATTCGGAGTCGAGGGCGTTCACGCGCACGATGGTTTCAACGTCCTTATACAGCGGATGTTGCAGCGCGTGGTACACCAGACGACGCGCGGTGTCTTTCTCGCGCAATGCGACGGAGTCTTCCAGGTCGAACATCAGCGCATCTGCCGGGTAGATAAACGAGTTGCTGATCATGGCGGCATTGGCGCCGGGTACGAACAGCATGCTGCGGCGCGTACGGGTTTTACGTTGTTGCAGAGAAGCGGAAATCACTGGCAATCCTCCCATGGCAGTGCCGGAATACCGCTGGCGCGGGCCAGTAATGCTTCCAGTCGCGCACGTAAAATGCAGTCCAGTGCGCCTTTATCATCAACATTTAATTGCACGCCGCGTACGTTGTAGCGGGACAGTACGTCCAGAATGGTTGCCTGGATGGCATCACCAAACTGTTTTTCAACGCTACTGTTGACCTGCAGGTCTATATCCTGCGTTTCGAGTGGGGCGATGCGTATCATCACATCACCGGACTCCAGAGTGCCTGCGACGGCTGCCTGCTTTATTTTCATTTTTCACCTGTTGCTAATGCGGGGGTATTTTGGCGGACTACCGCGCTCGCGGAGGTCCGTTCAACCATGCTTTGCAGATAGCTCAGCGTGGCGTCAGGAACCAGGGAGGCGATAGCCGTGAGATCTTTTTTAACCAGCAGCTTGCGTACCCAGGAGGCAGAAATCGGCATGTCCTGGAAACGCAGCCGCTCAATTTCCACCAGTTCAATGGGTGGGGCGGGAAGCGTTGGGGTCTCCAGCCAGTAACGCATATCGTTGTTGTACTGGGAGGTGACGGCGCAATATGGCTCCGTACCGACGAAGCGGTGCGTGACGCCAAGCGCTGGAGCGAGGTACTGGCGGAAGATTTTCAGGTCTATTTCGGTATAGCAGTGGTTAATAACGCTCTGCTCTTTGATGAAGTAGCACGGGAAAGTCGCGCGGGAAATGATGTATTCCGATCCGCGATGCACGGTTAAACGTGGAATATCTTTCGTCCCTTTGAGTACCAGATCCAGTCGGTCTTCATACGGGAAACGCGAGGTGTCTTCTTTCACCAGAAACAGATGCAGCCAGTCACACTGTGCCGCGGCTTGTTGGATCAGAAAACGGTGTCCGTTGGTGAAGGGATTGGCGTTCATGACGATACAGCCAATTTTTTTCCCTTCATGGCGCTGTTTAGCCAGAGATTCAGCGTAACGTTTCAGGCGCGTGGTGCTATTTTCCATCAGTACCATAATGCCCGGTACGCTGGTCAGCGTTGAAAAGCCACACTGTTTAAACAGCGATTCATACTCGGTTTTGGTATAGATGAAGAGATGCGTGCAGTGGCGTTCATAAGCGAGGTTAATCAACTCGGTAGCCAGCGTGAGCGCTAAGCCTTCACCGCGTACTGACTCGCAGATCGCGACGCATTTAATGATATTCCCGGCAATACCACCACAGGCAATGAGGCGATCATCGCGCGTAACGGTGATAAATACTTCAACGGTTGTATCGACGCTCAAATCATTCTCTTTCAGAAATTGCGCGATAGCCGCCATCTTTTTATTTTCTGAGCGTTTAACTTGCGTGAATATATTATTACCGAACATAGTGGTAAGCGTCCTGATGATATATTTGTTACTGGCTTTTTTGTTTTGTTGCCATGATTAGCAACCTGATAACGTTTTGTTTGCAATTAGAAGGGGGAGTGATTTTATTACGGACTCTTTCTTTTTCTCCCTGCTGTATACATCGTAAGGAGTATTTGAGGGGTAAATTTTGATTTATTTCACAATAAGTTAGAAGGTTTTAATGTGTTTTATGGTTTTAAGTTTTTTAATTAATTTAATTCGATGTTCGCGCGTGGTGTTAATTTGTTTAATTGATTTAACGTGGGGAATCTGCAACGATCATGTTTTATTATCCCACTTGTCAGTAAAACATTTTTATTACAAATACAAAAAATAAGCGGTTGGTTTACGTCGGCGAGGAAAGTTTATGACAACCCCAAAAAATAAAACACGGTTTTCATTTTTTCGCAAGCTGGCGTTTCCATTGCGTATCTTTCTGCTCATATTGGTCGTTTCCGTTTTTCTCATCGCAGCGTTAGCACAATACTTTACCGCCAGCTTTGAGGATTATCTGGCAACGCATGTCCGGGATATGGCGATGAACCAGGCGAAAATTATCGCCTCCAACGACAGCATTATTACTGCAGTGAAGCATCGTGATTACAAGCGTCTGGCGACGATTGCCGACAAGTTGCAGAGCGGGACAGATTTCGACTACGTGGTGATTGGCGATACGAATTCCATTCGTCTATACCATCCAAACCCGGACAAAATTGGCTACCCCATGCAGTTCACAAAACCCGGTGCGCTGGAGAAAGGGGAAAGCTACTTTATTACCGGTAAAGGGTCTATCGGGATGGCGATGCGTGCAAAAACGCCCATTTTTGATGACGATGGCAAAGTGATTGGCGTGGTCTCCATCGGCTACCTGATCAGTAAAATCGACAGCTGGCGGCTCGATTTTCTGTTACCGATGGCTGGCGTTTTTATTCTGCTGCTGCTGTTACTCATGCTGCTTTCCTGGTTTTTTGCTGCGCATATTCGCCGCCAGATGCTCGGCATGGAACCCAAGCAAATCGCCCGTGTGGTTCGCCAGCAGGAGGCATTATTTAGTTCCGTCTATGAAGGCCTGATTGCCGTTGATCCGGAAGGTTTCATCACTGCAATAAACCGCAGTGCGCGAAAAATGCTGGGATTGTCATCACCGGGACGGCAATGGCTGGGTAAACCGATTGAAGAGGTCGTTCAACCGGCAGACTTTTTTACTCAGCAGATTGCGGAAAAACGTCAGGATGCGATGGTGAATTTTAACGGGTTGAGCGTCATCGCAAACCGTGAGGCTATCCGTTCTGGCGATGAATTACTCGGCGCGATTATTAGTTTTCGCAGCAAAGATGAGATTGCCACCCTCAACGCGCAATTAACGCAAATAAAACAGTATGTTGAGAGCCTGAGAACGCTGCGCCATGAACACCTGAACTGGATGTCTACGATCAACGGTTTGCTGCAAATGAAAGAATATGACCGGGTGCTGGCGATGGTGCAGGGAGAATCACAGGCGCAGCAACAACTGATTGACAGTCTGCGCGGGGCTTTCGCCGATCGTCAGGTTGCAGGCTTGCTGTTTGGTAAGGTACAGCGTGCGCGAGAACTGGGGCTGACAATGACCATTGTTCCCGGTAGTCAACTGCATCAGCTTCCCGAGGGGCTGGATAGCACAGAGTTTGCAGCAATTGTGGGTAATCTGCTGGATAATGCATTCGAGGCCAGCCTGCGTACCCAGGAAGGAAACAAGGTCGTTGAGCTCTTTTTGAGTGATGAAGGGGATGAGGTTGTCATCGAAGTTGCCGATCAGGGATGTGGCGTACCGGACGCGTTACGTGAAAAAATATTTGAACAGGGTGTGAGTACCCGTACCGATGAACCAGGCGAACATGGCATCGGTTTGTATCTGATTGCAAGTTATGTGAGGCGCTGTGATGGGGTCATTACCCTCGAAGATAATGATCCCTGTGGCACCTTATTTTCTTTATTTCTTCCGAAAGTGAAAAAAAACAATGACGGAACCATTAACGCTGTTGATCGTTGAGGATGAAACGCTGCTGGCGGAAATGCATGCTGAATATATCCGCCATATACCCGGTTTCAGTCAGATATGGCTGGCAGGTAATCTTGAGCAGGCGAGGATGATGATTGAGCGTTTTAAGCCAGGTCTGATTCTTCTGGATAATTATTTGCCGGACGGAAAGGGGATTACCCTACTACATGAACTGACTCAGGCACGTTACCCCGGTGGTGTGGTATTTACGACTGCCGCCAGTGATATGGATACGGTGTCAGAAGCCGTGCGTAGCGGGGCGTTTGATTATCTGGTTAAACCCATCGCTTATGAGCGGCTGGGGCAAACGCTCAAACGCTACCAGCAGCGCAGGCGTATGCTGGCGGGTAACGACAGTGCCAGCCAAAAGCAAATCGATGAAATGTTTAATGCTTACGCGCGTGGAGAACCGAAAGGGGATTTACCCACGGGGATCGATGCGTTAACGCTGAATGCGGTGCTGAAATTATTTGCCGACCCGACGGTTCATCACACTGCGGAAACGGTCGCGCAGTACCTGACGATCAGTCGCACAACCTCCAGACGTTACCTGGAATACTGTGCCAGTCGTCACTTGATTGTTGCGGAAATTATTCACGGTAAGGTGGGGCGACCGCAGCGTATTTACCACGGCGGCTGATAGCCATTACCCTTCTAAGCTGCTTCTTTGTTGGCAGCATAAAGAAACCCCAGTCGCATCGTTATCTCTGTGACTGGGGAATGTTTCTACTGCTGCTTTGTTATGTATCAAGTTCAGAGATTGACAGCGATCAACCGCCAATCAGTGCGGATGTTGCCGGTACCATCACTTCCGTTGCGATAATCACGACCAGCAGTCCGACCAACACCGGTACTGAAGTCCGTTTTACCACTTCAAACGGTGAAATCTTCGCCATACCCGCCACAGCCACAACCACGCCGGAGACCGGGGAGATTGTGCGTCCGAGGTTTGACGCCTGCAGCATCGGAATAGACAGATAAGCAGGGTTAATGCCGGAAGAGTGCGCCAGTTTCGGGATCATCTCAACGAAGG contains:
- the citD gene encoding citrate lyase acyl carrier protein, which codes for MKIKQAAVAGTLESGDVMIRIAPLETQDIDLQVNSSVEKQFGDAIQATILDVLSRYNVRGVQLNVDDKGALDCILRARLEALLARASGIPALPWEDCQ
- the dpiA gene encoding two-component response regulator DpiA; this encodes MTEPLTLLIVEDETLLAEMHAEYIRHIPGFSQIWLAGNLEQARMMIERFKPGLILLDNYLPDGKGITLLHELTQARYPGGVVFTTAASDMDTVSEAVRSGAFDYLVKPIAYERLGQTLKRYQQRRRMLAGNDSASQKQIDEMFNAYARGEPKGDLPTGIDALTLNAVLKLFADPTVHHTAETVAQYLTISRTTSRRYLEYCASRHLIVAEIIHGKVGRPQRIYHGG
- the citG gene encoding triphosphoribosyl-dephospho-CoA synthase CitG, with amino-acid sequence MMPIPATSTDTAVLPLDLPDAYATLAWRAMLTEVNLSPKPGLVDRINSGAHKDMALEDFHRSAQAIHAWLPRFVEYGAFSAQLSPEDVLKGLRPLGMACEADMFRATAGVNTHKGSIFSLGLLCAAIGRLHQLRLAVTAESICSTAATFCRGLTERELRQNNQQLTAGQRLFQQLGLTGARGEAEAGYPLVIDHALPHYRALLAQGRDPELALLDTLLLLMAINGDTNVASRGGAEGLKWLQQQATKLLQQGGIRTPADLDYLRQFDEQCIERNLSPGGCADLLIVTWFLAQISQVHHYHN
- the citC gene encoding [citrate (pro-3S)-lyase] ligase, which produces MFGNNIFTQVKRSENKKMAAIAQFLKENDLSVDTTVEVFITVTRDDRLIACGGIAGNIIKCVAICESVRGEGLALTLATELINLAYERHCTHLFIYTKTEYESLFKQCGFSTLTSVPGIMVLMENSTTRLKRYAESLAKQRHEGKKIGCIVMNANPFTNGHRFLIQQAAAQCDWLHLFLVKEDTSRFPYEDRLDLVLKGTKDIPRLTVHRGSEYIISRATFPCYFIKEQSVINHCYTEIDLKIFRQYLAPALGVTHRFVGTEPYCAVTSQYNNDMRYWLETPTLPAPPIELVEIERLRFQDMPISASWVRKLLVKKDLTAIASLVPDATLSYLQSMVERTSASAVVRQNTPALATGEK
- the citX gene encoding citrate lyase holo-[acyl-carrier protein] synthase, with product MHLLPEQATRHAVSIPELLASRDERQARQHAWLMRHGAPLVSFTVVAPGPIKDSELTRRIFNHGVTALLALTEKSAWTVREQSARVSASGPEGLLSIDAPAHDLKLATIGLEHSHPLGRLWDIDVLTPEGEILSRRHFALPARRCLLCEQSAAECARGKTHALSDLLIRMEALLHDADSRNID
- the citT gene encoding citrate/succinate antiporter CitT, with the protein product MSLSKDSIWKLLAPLIVMGVMFLIPVPDGMPPQAWHYFAVFVAMIVGMILEPIPATAISFIAVTICVIGSNYLLFDAKELADPAFNAGKQALKWGLAGFSSTTVWLVFGAFIFALGYEVTGLGRRIALFLVKFMGKRTLTLGYAIVIIDILLAPFTPSNTARTGGTVFPVIKNLPPLFKSFPNDPSARRIGGYLMWMMVISTSLSSSMFVTGAAPNVLGLEFVNKIAGIQISWLQWFLSFLPVGIILLIVAPWLSYVLYKPEVTHSAEVAAWAGDELKTMGKLTRKELTLIGLVLLSLGLWVFGGELIDATAVGLLAVSLMLALHVVPWKDITRYNSAWNTLVNLATLVVMANGLTRSGFIDWFANTMSTHLEGFSPNATVIVLVLVFYFAHYLFASLSAHTATMLPVILAVGKGIPGVPMEHLCILLVLSIGIMGCLTPYATGPGVIIYGCGYVKSKDYWRLGAIFGVIYIAMLLLVGWPILAMWS
- the citE gene encoding citrate (pro-3S)-lyase subunit beta, whose protein sequence is MISASLQQRKTRTRRSMLFVPGANAAMISNSFIYPADALMFDLEDSVALREKDTARRLVYHALQHPLYKDVETIVRVNALDSEWGINDLEAVVRGGADIVRLPKTDTAQDVIDIESEILRIEKACGREPGSTGLLAAIESPLGITRAVEIAHASERLIGIALGAEDYVRNLRTERSPEGTELLFARCSILQAARSAGIQAFDTVYSDANNEAGFLHEAAHIKQLGFDGKSLINPRQIELLHNLYAPTRKELDHARLVVEAAEAAAREGRGVVSLNGKMVDSPVIERALLVISRAELSGIREE
- the dpiB gene encoding sensor histidine kinase DpiB, encoding MTTPKNKTRFSFFRKLAFPLRIFLLILVVSVFLIAALAQYFTASFEDYLATHVRDMAMNQAKIIASNDSIITAVKHRDYKRLATIADKLQSGTDFDYVVIGDTNSIRLYHPNPDKIGYPMQFTKPGALEKGESYFITGKGSIGMAMRAKTPIFDDDGKVIGVVSIGYLISKIDSWRLDFLLPMAGVFILLLLLLMLLSWFFAAHIRRQMLGMEPKQIARVVRQQEALFSSVYEGLIAVDPEGFITAINRSARKMLGLSSPGRQWLGKPIEEVVQPADFFTQQIAEKRQDAMVNFNGLSVIANREAIRSGDELLGAIISFRSKDEIATLNAQLTQIKQYVESLRTLRHEHLNWMSTINGLLQMKEYDRVLAMVQGESQAQQQLIDSLRGAFADRQVAGLLFGKVQRARELGLTMTIVPGSQLHQLPEGLDSTEFAAIVGNLLDNAFEASLRTQEGNKVVELFLSDEGDEVVIEVADQGCGVPDALREKIFEQGVSTRTDEPGEHGIGLYLIASYVRRCDGVITLEDNDPCGTLFSLFLPKVKKNNDGTINAVDR
- the citF gene encoding citrate lyase subunit alpha; the protein is MTQKIEQSQRQDRVAAWSRHAESELSAYQSTAKVELQAQKPRDKKLCANLEDAIRRSGLKDGMTISFHHAFRGGDLTINLVMDTIAAMGFKNLTLASSSLSDCHAPLVEHIRQGVVSRIYTSGLRGPLAEEISRGLLAEPVQVHSHGGRVHLVQSGELSIDVAFLGVPSCDPFGNANGYTGKACCGSLGYARVDAEHAKQVVLLTEQLLTYPHNPASITQDQVDLIVQIERVGDADKIGADATRMTTNPRELLIARSAAEVIANSGYFNEGFSLQTGTGGASLAVTRFLEDKMRSRDIRADFALGGITATIVDLHEKGLIRKLLDVQSFDRNAAESLARNPNHIEISANQYANWGSKGASVDRLDVVVLSALEVDTQFNVNVLTGSDGVLRGASGGHCDTAVAAALSIIVAPLVRGRIPTLVDNVLTCVTPGSSVDILVTDHGIAVNPARPELAERLKEAGMKVVSIEWLRDRAQQLTGQPRAIEFTDRVIAVVRYRDGSVIDVVHQVKE